A genomic segment from Propionispora hippei DSM 15287 encodes:
- a CDS encoding VRR-NUC domain-containing protein: MVKGAAILQESTIERKLVTEVKKRGGLAVKFVSPGFDGVPDRLVLFPGGVFAFVELKAPGKNLRPLQELRARQLTALGFRVYRIDNKEMIGGVLDEIQTA; this comes from the coding sequence ATGGTGAAAGGGGCGGCTATTTTGCAGGAAAGTACCATCGAGCGAAAATTGGTCACTGAAGTAAAAAAGCGTGGCGGGCTGGCCGTAAAATTCGTATCCCCAGGTTTTGATGGGGTGCCGGACCGACTGGTTCTTTTCCCCGGTGGCGTTTTTGCTTTTGTAGAATTGAAGGCTCCTGGCAAGAATCTGCGGCCTTTGCAAGAATTACGGGCAAGGCAGTTGACCGCTTTGGGTTTTCGGGTTTACCGCATTGATAACAAAGAAATGATTGGAGGTGTGCTTGATGAAATACAGACCGCATGA
- a CDS encoding SNF2-related protein has product MKYRPHDYQKYATKFTLEHPVCCLMLDMGLGKSVIALTALWIMALDSFDIGKILVIAPKRVAENTWPKELAKWEHLTGLSYSLVLGSKKQREEALAQKASVYIINRENVAWLVENHRWDFDTVVIDELSSFKSNQAQRFKALKKVRPFVQRVIGLTGTPAPNSLLDLWPQMFLLDMGQRLGRFIGGYRDRFFVPDKRNREIIYSYKPREDSEGKIYELISDICISMKAVDFLAMPEKISNCVEVELDQKERRIYDDFQRKMCISLGNEEELDAMNAAGLSNELLQMANGAVYGEDKKVIYIHDRKLDALEDLIEAANGKPLLVAYWYKHDLARICERFDIRTIDTEKDIDDWNAGKIPVALIHPASAGHGLNLQEGGSTVVWFGLTWSLELYQQLNARLWRQGQKNTVVIQHIVTRGTHDEDVMKALETKDTRQSALIAAVKARIGGAA; this is encoded by the coding sequence ATGAAATACAGACCGCATGATTATCAGAAATACGCAACCAAATTTACGCTGGAACATCCTGTCTGCTGCTTAATGCTGGATATGGGATTAGGCAAAAGTGTTATTGCCTTGACGGCACTGTGGATAATGGCTCTGGACAGCTTTGACATCGGGAAGATACTTGTTATCGCTCCCAAGCGCGTAGCTGAAAACACCTGGCCGAAGGAATTGGCGAAGTGGGAGCATCTGACCGGGCTATCTTATTCCCTGGTTCTGGGCAGCAAGAAACAGCGTGAAGAGGCTCTTGCCCAAAAAGCGTCGGTGTATATCATAAACAGGGAAAATGTGGCGTGGCTTGTGGAGAATCATCGCTGGGATTTTGACACGGTGGTGATTGACGAGCTGTCAAGCTTCAAGTCCAATCAGGCACAGCGGTTCAAGGCGTTAAAGAAAGTCCGACCCTTTGTGCAGCGGGTGATCGGCCTTACTGGCACTCCGGCGCCCAATTCTCTCCTAGACCTTTGGCCGCAGATGTTTCTTCTGGATATGGGGCAAAGGCTCGGACGCTTCATCGGCGGCTATCGGGACCGGTTTTTCGTTCCTGACAAACGCAATCGTGAAATTATTTACTCTTATAAGCCCCGCGAAGACTCGGAGGGAAAAATCTATGAACTGATTTCAGACATATGCATTTCCATGAAAGCCGTTGACTTCCTCGCTATGCCGGAGAAAATCAGCAATTGCGTTGAGGTTGAACTGGATCAGAAGGAGCGGCGGATTTACGACGATTTCCAAAGAAAAATGTGTATATCTCTCGGCAATGAGGAGGAGCTGGACGCCATGAACGCGGCAGGCCTTTCGAACGAACTGCTGCAGATGGCAAACGGCGCGGTTTACGGCGAGGACAAAAAAGTCATTTATATTCATGACAGAAAGCTGGACGCGCTTGAGGATTTGATTGAAGCCGCCAACGGCAAGCCCCTTCTTGTGGCTTACTGGTACAAGCACGATCTGGCTCGCATTTGCGAGCGGTTTGACATCAGAACAATTGATACGGAAAAAGACATTGATGACTGGAATGCTGGAAAGATTCCCGTTGCCCTCATCCATCCGGCGTCGGCGGGACATGGACTGAACTTGCAGGAGGGCGGCTCCACTGTAGTGTGGTTTGGACTTACCTGGTCATTGGAATTATACCAGCAGCTGAACGCAAGACTCTGGCGGCAAGGTCAGAAAAATACGGTGGTGATTCAGCACATCGTCACCCGCGGCACACACGATGAAGATGTCATGAAAGCTTTGGAGACGAAGGATACGCGGCAGTCGGCTCTGATTGCGGCAGTCAAGGCCAGGATAGGAGGTGCGGCATGA
- a CDS encoding type II toxin-antitoxin system PemK/MazF family toxin, protein MCRRGDIYYVDFGENIDTRKQSGIRPAVIVSNNKANEHSPVITVVPLTSKVHKKRFLPTHVYIPASAGFGLSCGSLALAEQVEAIDKDRLLEKKGTIKSTEIMEKITKAIQIQIGVFEEYN, encoded by the coding sequence ATGTGCAGAAGAGGCGACATTTATTATGTGGATTTCGGAGAGAACATAGATACGCGAAAACAGAGCGGAATCCGTCCGGCGGTAATTGTCAGCAACAATAAGGCAAATGAGCATTCACCGGTCATTACGGTGGTGCCACTGACATCTAAAGTTCATAAGAAGCGGTTCCTTCCAACCCACGTGTATATTCCCGCGTCCGCTGGGTTTGGATTAAGCTGTGGAAGCCTGGCGCTTGCCGAACAGGTGGAAGCCATTGATAAGGACCGCCTTCTGGAGAAAAAGGGTACTATAAAGAGCACTGAAATCATGGAGAAAATTACAAAGGCGATACAGATACAAATCGGGGTGTTTGAAGAATATAATTAG
- a CDS encoding HNH endonuclease: MPKRPQKPCKHLGCPRLTNDRYCDQHANLHIGDRASALERGYSSQWQKARKRFLAKHSLCAECELTEKLTPATVVDHIKPHRGDKALFWDESNWQPLCKKCHDRKTRTMDQHQEYNY, translated from the coding sequence ATGCCGAAAAGACCACAAAAACCGTGTAAGCATCTGGGATGCCCACGACTGACGAACGATCGTTACTGCGATCAGCATGCTAACCTGCATATTGGTGATAGAGCCAGCGCCCTTGAACGTGGCTATAGTAGTCAATGGCAAAAGGCGAGAAAGCGGTTCTTGGCAAAGCATTCTCTTTGCGCGGAGTGTGAGTTGACCGAAAAATTGACTCCAGCGACCGTTGTGGACCACATCAAGCCGCACCGGGGAGACAAGGCGTTGTTCTGGGACGAGAGCAACTGGCAACCGCTGTGCAAAAAGTGCCACGACAGGAAAACCCGGACGATGGATCAGCATCAGGAATATAACTACTAA
- a CDS encoding RNA polymerase subunit sigma-70 has product MTSVQEKQIRNFRMKGIGYKAIASTLGLSRDVVRNYCKSHGLDGYATEVVVNLKEQMQQGDVCGCCGTVILQPAIGRKRRFCSEKCRREWWAAHPEESRKKEAAFYEKTCVYCGQHFTVYGNKNRRYCRHECYVHDRFWREEEGREPYASPARSEEEKHE; this is encoded by the coding sequence ATGACGAGTGTCCAGGAAAAACAGATACGGAATTTCCGGATGAAGGGAATCGGCTACAAAGCCATTGCTTCCACTCTTGGACTTTCCCGCGATGTGGTCCGCAACTACTGCAAAAGCCATGGACTTGACGGTTATGCGACAGAAGTGGTTGTGAATCTGAAAGAACAGATGCAGCAGGGTGACGTTTGCGGATGCTGCGGTACAGTCATTCTGCAGCCGGCGATAGGCCGAAAGCGAAGATTCTGTTCAGAAAAATGCAGGCGGGAATGGTGGGCCGCACACCCGGAGGAGTCGCGTAAAAAGGAAGCGGCTTTTTATGAAAAGACCTGCGTTTACTGCGGTCAGCATTTTACCGTATACGGCAACAAAAACAGAAGGTACTGCCGTCATGAATGTTATGTGCATGACAGATTTTGGCGGGAGGAGGAAGGCAGAGAGCCATATGCAAGTCCCGCCCGGAGTGAGGAGGAAAAGCATGAGTGA
- a CDS encoding site-specific DNA-methyltransferase: MSEMKWQSVPVEELRPAAYNPRKKLKAGDKEYEKIKNSILEFGYVEPIIVNYDMTVIGGHQRLTVLKDLGYTEVQCVVVEIRDENKVKALNIALNKVTGAWNEQLLADLIVDLQTANFNTDFTGFEAPEIEQLFSKVHNKEIKEDDFDVDEALKKPTISQKGDIWLLGRHRLICGDAVLPETYTALMNGGKANLVVTDPPYNVNVEEAAGKIKNDNMPDADFYKFLFAAFVNMEQNMENDASIYVFHADTQGFNFRKAFADAGFYLSGCCIWKKNALVLGRSPYQWQHEPCLFGWKKGGRHQWYSDRKQTTVWEYDRPRSSKEHPTMKPVALMAYPVQNSSMSNCIVLDPFLGSGSTLIACEQTGRICYGIELDEKFTDVIVNRFVEAVGDLSGVFLLRDGIRIPYEAEMDSELVEV, encoded by the coding sequence ATGAGTGAAATGAAATGGCAGTCAGTGCCGGTGGAGGAGCTTCGCCCGGCGGCATACAACCCGCGCAAAAAGCTGAAAGCGGGGGATAAGGAATACGAGAAGATCAAGAATTCCATTTTGGAATTTGGCTATGTGGAACCCATTATTGTGAACTATGATATGACGGTTATCGGCGGACACCAACGGCTGACGGTCCTGAAAGACTTGGGATATACCGAGGTGCAATGTGTAGTCGTTGAAATCAGGGACGAGAACAAGGTCAAGGCTCTGAATATTGCTCTCAATAAAGTCACGGGAGCATGGAATGAACAGCTTCTTGCTGATTTGATCGTGGATTTGCAAACGGCAAATTTCAATACGGATTTTACGGGCTTTGAAGCGCCGGAAATCGAGCAGCTTTTCTCAAAGGTTCACAACAAGGAAATCAAGGAAGACGATTTCGATGTGGACGAAGCCTTAAAGAAGCCGACCATTTCACAAAAAGGTGACATCTGGCTGCTTGGTAGGCACCGGCTTATTTGCGGCGACGCTGTTTTACCGGAAACGTATACTGCTCTCATGAATGGCGGCAAGGCCAATCTGGTGGTGACCGACCCGCCGTATAACGTCAACGTGGAGGAAGCCGCCGGAAAAATTAAAAACGACAATATGCCGGATGCGGACTTTTACAAGTTCCTGTTCGCGGCGTTCGTCAATATGGAGCAGAACATGGAAAACGACGCTTCCATCTATGTATTTCACGCAGACACCCAGGGGTTTAACTTCCGCAAAGCCTTTGCCGATGCCGGATTTTATCTTTCCGGGTGCTGCATCTGGAAGAAAAACGCGCTGGTTCTTGGCCGTTCTCCTTACCAATGGCAGCATGAGCCATGTCTGTTCGGATGGAAGAAGGGCGGCAGGCACCAATGGTACTCCGACCGCAAGCAGACCACCGTCTGGGAATATGATCGCCCGAGATCCTCTAAAGAGCATCCGACAATGAAGCCGGTGGCTTTAATGGCGTACCCGGTTCAGAATTCCAGCATGAGCAATTGCATTGTGCTTGACCCCTTTCTGGGAAGCGGCTCCACGCTGATTGCCTGCGAGCAGACGGGACGTATTTGTTATGGCATTGAACTGGATGAGAAATTTACAGACGTCATCGTTAATCGTTTTGTTGAAGCCGTCGGAGATTTATCCGGCGTCTTTTTGCTGCGTGACGGGATTCGAATTCCCTACGAAGCGGAGATGGATTCTGAACTGGTGGAGGTGTGA
- a CDS encoding DUF4314 domain-containing protein, whose product MFVKREIVERLRRQYPAGTRVELVRMNDEQAPPIGTLGTVTGVDDIGSIMVSWDNGGSLSVVYGEDLCKKVD is encoded by the coding sequence ATGTTTGTTAAAAGAGAAATAGTCGAGCGGCTGCGCAGACAGTATCCTGCCGGCACGAGGGTTGAGCTTGTGCGTATGAATGACGAACAGGCGCCGCCCATTGGCACTCTCGGGACGGTAACCGGCGTGGACGACATTGGCAGCATTATGGTTTCCTGGGACAACGGCGGCAGCCTGAGCGTGGTCTACGGAGAGGATTTGTGCAAAAAGGTAGACTAA